A region from the Borrelia hispanica CRI genome encodes:
- a CDS encoding plasmid maintenance protein, with amino-acid sequence VTNNYYQHLGINMGTEVYYELKYNKKECNRLINKSFKIKKEKRFQKRVNEHFKSKFNKEGSVEKAESLYNKYNKNKKEEKCTSQIEDFQLKKYANKCNFKTRFFYNILKLNLEKEVKVDLLRKLKNAENAIERCYIGDTKRGEDKRCVTLKEKQEKLSLVLESVVTELKNEGYDSADLEAKMGSIYEKYRPKPHFIIEQERYGDLSVIVANLKKTVKKTENLKSQYEDLKNNIFSILLDQLRQKVKIEILIPKLKEYLKRQEKLEYKKVFNNQYYYELLDLIENQKEHLKHSEFKEAVT; translated from the coding sequence AAGTAACAAATAACTATTATCAACATTTAGGAATTAATATGGGTACTGAAGTTTATTATGAACTCAAATACAACAAAAAAGAATGTAATAGATTAATAAATAAAAGTTTCAAAATAAAAAAAGAAAAAAGATTCCAAAAGCGCGTTAATGAACATTTTAAAAGCAAATTCAATAAAGAGGGGAGTGTAGAAAAAGCGGAGTCTTTATATAATAAATATAATAAGAATAAAAAAGAAGAAAAGTGTACAAGTCAAATCGAAGATTTTCAATTGAAGAAATATGCAAATAAATGTAATTTTAAGACGAGATTCTTCTATAATATTCTTAAACTTAATTTAGAAAAAGAAGTAAAAGTTGACTTATTGAGGAAACTGAAGAATGCTGAGAATGCAATAGAGAGATGCTATATTGGAGATACTAAAAGGGGAGAAGATAAAAGATGCGTAACATTGAAAGAGAAACAAGAGAAGCTTTCATTGGTGTTAGAAAGTGTAGTAACGGAATTAAAAAATGAAGGATATGATAGTGCAGATTTAGAAGCCAAGATGGGGTCTATATATGAAAAATATAGACCCAAGCCCCATTTTATTATAGAACAAGAGAGATATGGGGATTTGAGCGTCATTGTTGCGAATTTAAAGAAGACGGTCAAAAAAACAGAAAATCTGAAATCACAATATGAAGATCTTAAAAACAATATATTTAGCATACTACTTGATCAATTGAGACAAAAAGTAAAGATAGAAATTCTCATACCAAAATTGAAAGAGTATTTAAAAAGGCAAGAGAAATTAGAATATAAAAAGGTATTTAATAACCAGTATTACTATGAACTTTTAGATTTGATAGAAAACCAGAAGGAACATTTAAAACACTCTGAATTTAAGGAAGCTGTAACTTAA
- a CDS encoding DUF226 domain-containing protein: protein MEHGLNILEKKKIKLIPKEEKPLFVKIEEIEGRRLYHTKIMMDLHLFKVNENQKHKFFVSLRGLFDQNKVEYFHLFSIKGDDKFLGIYYGYRKPVKNIIRKYEDNGVSKSAIFLKVYYIEFRFKKGSVFCYLRGLAYLFRKDRLKTKYCQTLIDMTRRLEKKVYEFYNKKLLEGGLITKWIEKKQK, encoded by the coding sequence ATGGAGCATGGGTTAAATATTTTAGAAAAGAAAAAAATAAAATTAATTCCAAAAGAAGAAAAACCTCTATTTGTCAAAATAGAGGAAATTGAAGGTAGAAGATTATATCACACGAAAATCATGATGGATTTACATTTGTTTAAGGTAAATGAAAACCAAAAACATAAGTTTTTTGTTTCATTAAGAGGACTTTTTGATCAGAACAAAGTAGAATATTTTCATTTATTTTCTATAAAGGGAGACGATAAATTTTTGGGAATTTATTATGGATATAGAAAACCAGTAAAAAATATTATCAGAAAATATGAAGATAATGGTGTGAGTAAATCAGCTATTTTCTTGAAAGTTTATTATATAGAATTTAGGTTTAAAAAAGGAAGTGTTTTTTGCTATTTAAGGGGACTTGCTTATCTATTTAGAAAAGATAGACTAAAAACGAAATATTGTCAAACTTTAATTGATATGACAAGGAGATTAGAAAAAAAAGTATATGAATTTTACAACAAAAAATTATTAGAAGGGGGTCTGATAACTAAATGGATAGAAAAAAAGCAAAAATAA
- a CDS encoding ParA family protein, with protein sequence MDRKKAKIISIANMKGGVGKSATSLAFASLLSRKNKILLIDMDTQASITSYYKDQIREHNVDLRMINIYEVLKNNLNIEDSIISVGKNIDLIPSYLSLHKINDDRIDSKELLLKSNLDCFCSNYEYIILDTTPSFDFTYKNSLLSSSHIIVPLVPEKWAIECLDLFYYFLNILELKIPVFILATRFKNNNTHKEYVDLIREKENFLGIISEREDLNRNIASNSVFSSSRDYMREYENAVNNFLNSF encoded by the coding sequence ATGGATAGAAAAAAAGCAAAAATAATTAGTATTGCAAATATGAAGGGTGGTGTTGGTAAAAGTGCAACTAGTTTAGCATTTGCATCTTTGTTATCAAGAAAAAATAAGATTTTACTTATAGATATGGATACACAAGCTTCAATTACTAGCTATTATAAAGATCAGATAAGAGAACATAACGTTGATTTAAGAATGATTAATATATATGAAGTTTTAAAAAATAATTTAAATATTGAAGATTCAATTATAAGTGTTGGTAAAAATATAGATTTGATTCCTAGCTATTTAAGCTTACATAAAATTAATGATGATAGAATAGATTCTAAAGAACTTTTGCTTAAGTCTAATTTGGATTGTTTTTGTAGTAATTATGAATATATTATATTAGATACAACTCCTAGTTTTGATTTTACATATAAAAATTCATTATTAAGCAGTAGTCATATAATTGTCCCGCTTGTTCCTGAAAAATGGGCTATTGAATGTCTAGATTTGTTTTATTATTTTCTTAACATTTTAGAATTAAAGATTCCTGTTTTTATACTTGCTACTAGATTTAAAAATAATAATACTCATAAAGAATATGTTGATTTAATAAGGGAAAAAGAAAATTTTTTAGGTATTATCTCTGAACGAGAAGATTTAAATAGAAATATAGCTAGCAATTCTGTTTTTTCTTCAAGTAGAGATTATATGAGAGAATATGAAAATGCTGTTAATAATTTTTTAAATAGTTTTTAA
- a CDS encoding chromosome replication/partitioning protein, protein MKLKGKLRIDNRSLETMHNDDVSVRYNKLKERIVNNFKKEIFHKIEVIKALKEIKDNKYYELDGYKSFNSFAKNFRIARTQVYEYLRIGDAFEEGLLEEQFVIENGINETISFLRNKEGISIKRSRQNPIKPLRFQLKKQASYDFYKKNSKFTGFLLDTLFDNEKDLLEKFLKEFQNLKGN, encoded by the coding sequence ATGAAATTAAAGGGGAAGTTGAGAATAGACAATAGGAGTTTGGAAACAATGCATAATGACGATGTGTCGGTTCGTTATAATAAATTAAAGGAAAGAATAGTAAATAATTTTAAAAAGGAAATTTTTCATAAAATAGAAGTTATAAAGGCATTGAAAGAAATAAAAGATAATAAGTATTATGAATTAGACGGATATAAAAGTTTTAATTCTTTTGCAAAGAACTTTAGGATTGCAAGAACCCAAGTATATGAGTATCTACGCATAGGAGATGCATTTGAAGAAGGGTTATTAGAGGAGCAATTTGTCATAGAAAATGGAATTAATGAAACCATTTCCTTTTTAAGAAATAAAGAAGGTATTTCTATTAAAAGGTCAAGACAAAATCCAATAAAGCCCTTAAGATTTCAACTTAAAAAACAAGCAAGTTATGATTTTTATAAAAAAAATTCTAAGTTTACAGGATTTTTATTAGATACGCTTTTTGATAACGAAAAAGATTTACTTGAAAAGTTTTTAAAAGAATTTCAAAATTTGAAGGGGAATTGA
- the bdr gene encoding Bdr family repetitive protein, translating into MNNLAYRTYKTEDLRVEFIEKGFSEAAVDFILFHNDNSHFEVLKEKMNSLEQQMINIEKNLQKDIRHLDLKIDNVEKSLQKDIANLDIKIDHIRNEVNARIDILERNLQKDVSNLEKEIKNNKDLLLERLNTGNRIIHFMIIAVGILSPIIFAILNKFFIN; encoded by the coding sequence ATGAATAATTTGGCATATAGGACATATAAGACTGAAGATTTAAGAGTTGAATTCATAGAGAAGGGATTTAGTGAAGCAGCAGTGGATTTTATTTTATTTCATAATGATAATTCTCATTTTGAAGTTTTAAAAGAAAAAATGAATTCATTGGAACAGCAAATGATTAACATAGAAAAGAATTTGCAAAAGGATATAAGACATTTGGATTTAAAGATAGATAATGTAGAAAAGTCTTTGCAAAAGGACATTGCTAATTTAGATATTAAAATAGATCATATAAGAAACGAAGTAAATGCTAGAATAGATATTTTGGAAAGAAACTTACAAAAAGATGTCTCTAATCTAGAGAAAGAAATCAAAAATAATAAGGATTTGTTATTAGAGAGACTTAATACGGGAAATAGAATAATACATTTTATGATAATAGCGGTAGGAATTCTTTCTCCAATTATTTTTGCGATACTAAATAAATTTTTTATAAATTGA